One Oncorhynchus kisutch isolate 150728-3 linkage group LG11, Okis_V2, whole genome shotgun sequence genomic region harbors:
- the sdcbp gene encoding syntenin-1, translating into MYNGQSIYRIIKTHISRLFSRSSSRLPETTMSLYPSLEDMKVDQFIQARSSTYSASPSKTPALLAVQDAPNPNPVEEKMGLYPKLYPELSEFMGLNLSEDTLRQALSMVPAEDYSGAVAPRTSALSYMSAPITGNDCGIRRAEIRQGIREVILCKDSDGKIGLRLKSVDNGVFVQLVQANTAAALGGLRFGDQVLQINGENCAGWSTDKAHKVLKNASAERIAFVVRDRPFERTITLHKDINGQLGFIFKKGKITFIVKDSSAARNGLLTDHHICEVNGQNVIGLKDPQITDILNSAGGVITVTVTPTIIFEHMTKKMSSSIVKSLMDHSIPEV; encoded by the exons ATGTATAACGGACAGTCAATATATCGCATAATAAAAACACATATAAGTAGGCTATTCTCTCGGTCTTCCTCGCGCTTGCCAG AAACCACCATGTCGCTGTATCCATCATTGGAGGACATGAAGGTGGATCAATTTATACAG GCTCGAAGTAGTACTTACTCTGCCAGTCCAAGCAAGACACCTGCTCTACTTGCTGTACAGGATGCTCCAAATCCAAATCCTGTGGAGGAAAAAATGG GACTCTACCCCAAACTGTACCCTGAGCTCTCAGAGTTCATGGGGCTGAACCTCAGTGAGGATACACTTCGCCAGGCGCTGTCCATGGTACCAGCAGAAGACTACTCTGGG GCAGTGGCTCCCAGGACTTCCGCTCTGAGCTACATGAGCGCTCCGATCACAGGGAATGATTGTGGCATCCGCAGGGCTGAGATACGGCAAGGCATCAGGGAGGTCATCCTCTGCAAGGACAGCGACGGCAAGATCGGACTGCGCCTCAAATCTGTGGACAAT GGTGTGTTTGTTCAGCTGGTACAGGCGAACACTGCCGCGGCATTGGGCGGCCTGCGCTTTGGAGATCAGGTGCTGCAGATAAACGGGGAGAACTGCGCTGGGTGGAGCACGGACAAGGCCCACAAGGTGCTGAAGAACGCCAGCGCCGAGAGGATAGCCTTTGTGGTACGGGACAG ACCATTTGAGCGCACCATCACCCTGCACAAAGACATCAACGGCCAATTGGGTTTCATCTTTAAGAAGGGGAAGATCACCTTTATCGTGAAGGACAGTTCTGCTGCCCGCAACGGCCTCCTGACTGATCACCACATTTGTGAAGTCAATGGGCAGAATGTCATTGGACTTAAG GATCCCCAGATTACAGACATCTTGAACTCCGCTGGTGGAGTGATAACTGTCACAGTGACACCCACCATCATCTTTGAGCACATGACGAAAAA GATGTCTTCCAGCATTGTGAAGAGCCTAATGGATCACTCTATCCCGGAGGTGTGA
- the LOC109899419 gene encoding protein FAM110B-like translates to MPTEMLQSEGVGKDVTLPAATAGPAQPGAVPLRILNKGPEYFRRQAAEQHQPHRMSAVERLEADKAKYVKSQEVINAKQEPVTAALLLPSPPGPPGGPAYGPKRAGSSPALKASNKNNGKSDVGQAKRANLNLEILRNLLNSSESCMAGQGNGARSWAPQRSRSSELHRRSFAESLRVFPTQGANLNLSASLLQERPVEGLLHLSLSSSDLRLPLRVKPGISGGSGPPPPPKPHASVPRRPSLNRSKSDLSERYARAGADVERFFNYCGLDPGELEGLGVVESFARANSDLLSLNFRSASMISSDCERSLHSNDNLTDDADSAERVPYGISAVERNARVIKWLYSIKHARESQKVSHV, encoded by the coding sequence ATGCCCACGGAGATGCTTCAGTCAGAAGGCGTGGGCAAGGATGTCACCCTACCTGCTGCAACAGCCGGCCCGGCTCAACCCGGCGCGGTGCCATTGCGGATCCTCaacaaggggcctgaatacttccGCAGGCAGGCCGCAGAGCAGCACCAACCCCATCGTATGAGCGCCGTGGAGAGGCTGGAGGCGGACAAGGCCAAGTACGTGAAGAGCCAAGAGGTGATCAACGCCAAGCAGGAGCCTGTGACGGCTGCTCTACTCCTGCCCAGCCCTCCTGGACCCCCTGGTGGCCCTGCATATGGTCCCAAGAGAGCTGGCAGCAGCCCTGCCCTCAAAGCCTCCAACAAAAACAACGGTAAATCTGATGTGGGCCAAGCCAAGCGTGCCAACCTCAATTTAGAGATCCTGCGGAATCTTCTCAACAGTTCAGAGAGTTGCATGGCGGGCCAGGGGAATGGGGCAAGGAGCTGGGCCCCACAGCGCTCCCGGTCCAGCGAGCTTCATCGCCGCTCCTTTGCTGAGTCGCTGCGGGTGTTCCCCACACAGGGTGCCAACCTCAACCTGAGCGCCAGCCTCCTGCAGGAGCGGCCCGTTGAGGGCCTGCTGCACCTCTCACTCAGCTCCTCAGACTTGCGCTTGCCCCTCCGTGTGAAACCCGGCATTAGCGGTGGCTCCGGCCCGCCCCCGCCACCCAAACCACATGCCTCTGTTCCACGGAGACCATCCCTGAACCGGTCCAAATCTGACCTGAGTGAGCGCTATGCCCGGGCAGGCGCTGACGTGGAGCGCTTCTTTAACTACTGTGGGCTGGACCCCGGGGAGCTGGAGGGCCTCGGTGTGGTGGAGAGCTTTGCCCGGGCCAACTCCGACCTCCTCTCCCTCAACTTCCGCAGCGCCAGCATGATCAGCTCCGACTGCGAGCGATCGCTGCATAGCAACGACAACCTGACAGACGACGCGGACTCGGCTGAGCGCGTCCCCTACGGAATATCTGCCGTCGAGCGCAATGCACGCGTTATCAAATGGCTGTATAGCATCAAACATGCAAGAGAATCTCAGAAAGTCTCCCATGTTTGA